The Thermodesulfobacteriota bacterium genome includes the window GAGCTCTTCGGTCATGAGAAGGGCGCCTTCACCCATGCCATCCGCACCCGCATCGGCCGCTTCGAGCTGGCGGACAGCGGCACCATCTTCCTGGACGAGATCGCCGAGATGAGCCCGCTCCTCCAGGTCAAGATCCTGCGCGTCCTCCAGGACCGGCGCTTCGAGCGCATCGGCGGCACCCGCACCATCCGCTCCGATTTCCGGGTGATCGCGGCCACCAACCGCAACCTGGAGGCGGAGGTGCGGGCTGGCCGCTTCCGGGAGGATCTCTACTACCGGTTGAACGTCATCCCCATCCCGGTGCCGCCCTTGCGGGAGCGCCTCTCCGACCTGCCCCTCCTGGTCAATGCCTTCATCGAGCGCTTCAACCGCACCAAGCGCAAGACCATCGACGGCGTCGACGGCGAGGTCATGGGTCACCTCCTGCGCTATCCCTGGCCGGGCAATGTCCGGGAGCTGGAGAACGTGGTCGAGCGGATGGTCATCCTGGCGGCCGACGACCGGCTGACCGTCCAGGACCTGCCGGAGCGGATCCTTCTGGCCGGCGACAGCCGGGCACGCACCATCGATGCCATTCCCGCCGAGGGCTTTTCCCTGAACGACGAGGTGGCCTCCTTCGAGCGGCGCCTCATCATCCAGGCCCTCAACCAGAGCGGCTGGGTGAAGAACCGGGCCGCCAAGCTCCTGACCATCAACCGGACCACCCTGCTGGAGAAGATCAAGAAGCACAACCTGTCCGGAAAGAGGGTCGCCGGCGGTTGAGCCGGGCCGCTGTCCGGGTGTCGGAATTCCGACAGACCTCCGGCTCCGGCCGGCGGCGAAAGCCGCCAGCCGGGGGGCCTGGGCGGGGGCGGCCTGCTGGAACGTTTGTTGCTAGCCAGCTTCGGTAACGAGGTGTGCCGTCGGCGTCGAAAGGGATCCTGGTGGGGCCGGACAGCCGAGCCCCCACCCCAGCCCTCCCCCGCTGGGGGAGGGAGCGCAAGGCATCCCGACACGCTACGTCTCCTCCCCCCAGCGGGGGGAGGGTGGGAGGGGGGCTGAACGGCTGCCCCGATGGAGCATCGATGCCGGCTCCTGTAGTCGCACAGAGCGACGGCGACGGAAGGATGAGCCAGGAAGGTTGCGGGGGGCATGGCCGGTCATGATTTTCGGCTGGTGGGTACGTTTGGCGGGCCTCCTCGTGGTGGTGACCCTGGTCGCCGGCACCTGGGGAAAGGCGGGGGGGGAGCTGCCGGCCTCCGGAACCCTGGGGCCGGAGAAGCTCTGGGCCCAGGCTACGGCGGCCCTGGAGGAGCAGGACCCGGACTCCGCGGTCCGGCACTGGCTGACCCTCTACCAGCGCTATCCGGCCACCCCGCTGGC containing:
- a CDS encoding sigma-54 dependent transcriptional regulator; this translates as MEAVRVILLDNGQDPGPDLAITLGAAGIPAVRLEDPVQAAEILREGGFGALVVNLRACPEWPELFEQLRVLELAVPALAVADKGTVAEAVTVLRRGGTDYLERPVSPERLSAALSAVQASQATRPCPRPQADSDLEQGFANILGTSEAIRKVFALIRKVSDSDTTVLVEGESGTGKELIARALHSEGGRRTGPFVPVNCGAIPSELLESELFGHEKGAFTHAIRTRIGRFELADSGTIFLDEIAEMSPLLQVKILRVLQDRRFERIGGTRTIRSDFRVIAATNRNLEAEVRAGRFREDLYYRLNVIPIPVPPLRERLSDLPLLVNAFIERFNRTKRKTIDGVDGEVMGHLLRYPWPGNVRELENVVERMVILAADDRLTVQDLPERILLAGDSRARTIDAIPAEGFSLNDEVASFERRLIIQALNQSGWVKNRAAKLLTINRTTLLEKIKKHNLSGKRVAGG